Genomic window (Myxocyprinus asiaticus isolate MX2 ecotype Aquarium Trade chromosome 26, UBuf_Myxa_2, whole genome shotgun sequence):
TGCCGCACAAAGACTCAAATGAATCAGTTAACCTTTTTGTGAACCGGTTCGTTTatatgaaatgttcaaattaacTAATTTACTAAAATGAATTGTAGCTTGTAGCTTGAAAACTATAAACTGTTTTAAAAAGACACTACTATAgtaaagctgatgtgtttataTAATTTCTTGATTTAAATTGTTAACCCAGCTTAATATCATCTATAAGTCAACTATAAGccatttgtaaattaattgtgGAACAcatgtttgagcatcctgaccagcccgacacagcaacattggcctGACCAATGTTGTGAGattgggtgggactatctgatTGTACAACCAATGGACAATGGGGGAGTTTACTGGAATCTGCTGGAAAACagcaattatttttgcagttccgtctagtgatgctagtggtgcagaaattacactttagctttaaaaatgcaacttttaGTTAGTCACTCCTCAacatcagtggcgaattctcagggccagcaaagccttctttgctggcctaacatgtttaataaataaatattttatcatcctttcattctcattcacctttttgccaatttattttcaatcgctttccactcctaattcatctacaaacgaatagcaaacaatgaataatttatccaatcagaatttatttcttGAGCCTAACAAGCGAAGCTTGGCGACTGGTTCataaatcgcatgcccaaagccaagcgctttagccgaagcagcacgtgagtctgagctccaccccgttaagccttcagaatttctacagaatccctcaacaatgcagtgaataggcatctaaagtcagattgtcagattcatcagccaatcagattgatttatttgttcttggtgggtgtggtcattaagatacactatattgccaaaagtattcgctcatctgcctttagacgcatatgaacttaagtgacatcccattcttaatccatagggtttaatatgacgtcggcccaccctttgcagctataacagcttcaactcttctgggaaggctttccacaaggtttaggagtgtgtttatgggaaattttgaccattcttccagaagtgcatttgtgaggtcagacactgatgttggacgagaaggcctggctcgcagtcttcgctctaattcatcccaaaggtgctctatcaggttgaggtcaggactctgtgcaggccagtcaagttcttccacaccaaactcactcatccatgtctttatggaccttgctttgtgcactagtgcgcagtcatgttggaacaggaaggggcaatccccaaactgttcccacaaagttgggagcatggaattgtccaaaatctcttggtatgctgaagcattcagagttcctttcactggaactaaggggccaagcccagctcctgaaaaacaaccccacaccataatctcccctccaccaaacttcgcagttggcacaatgcagtcagacaagtaccgttctcctggcaaccgccaaacccagactcgtccatcagattgccagatggagaagcgtgattcgtcactccagagaacgtgtccccactgctctagagtccagtggcagcatgctttacaccactgcatccgacgctttgcattgcacttggtgatgtatggcttggatgcagctgctcggccatggaaacccattccatgaagctctctacgcactgttcttgagctaatctgaaggccacatgaactttggaggtctgtagcgattgactctgcagaaagttggcgacatctgcgcactatgcgcctcagcatccgctgaccccgctctgtcattttacgtggactaccacttcgtggctgagttgctgtcattcccaatcgcttccactttgttataataccactgacagttgactgtggaatatttagtagcggggaaatttcacaactggacttgttgcacaggtggcatcctatcacagtaccacgctggaattcactgagctactgagagcggcccattctttcacaaatgtttgtagaagcagtctgcatgcctaggtgcttcattttatacacctgtggccatggaagtgattggaacacctgaattcaattatttggatgggtgagcgaatacttttggcaatatagtgtatgtcccagttgaggccttctagctggccctgagtgacgcaatcacgctttaagtgatgtacgtaatttgaaagcgaagagcgcgagatcttgctgacgagttggctgtcatcactgttGCTATcgacactgagaaagagatccttatggatttaaaaacctgagatgtacaagaaatgagggctgattttcaagtaaattggtaagtgctttttgcattgttatagcaacatcaggagttttctaagtgtaaattaggctggctggagcattcagtgtcagtttaagttttgaaaagtaaccgtgtacccttacgaaacaaaaattattgcaagcaacatttagattgcaaatattattagttagctttttcctggtattagacttatttggctttcgtgtgtggacgtattttaaaatgtcaattggtattattatttggctgcgatgtaatgtatgatgtccatggGCATAGcgtgtcttattaattgtgaaacagtgttttctaaatggcatgaattgcacttAGGTCCTagatttaaaatgcatgggccgccaCTGCTCAACATGTTATACACAGTTCTAATCATCAATTTCAATCATTCATTCAAAcacttgcttcagaagacatgttgTTTCACTTATCCTGTTTTGCAAGTGTTTGTCATCCATAACTTCACTAAAAATAGCTGCCTTCTCCTGAAGAAGTGCAGCACCAAGTCCCTGTTAATTAGAGTGTTGGTCTAACAACGGAAAGCCTCTAGCTTAGTTCTGAAAGAGGGAGGAACGAGTTTTCCCACATGCCAGGAAAATATTTATACTTAGAATGAAAGCAAGTAGTCAACTTTTGGTAGTCAATAGATGCTTACAGGTTGCTTACACAATGCTTACACATCATCATGtagcttctgaaagttcatgtaccctgaaatcaaccccattcagccgaattactgacaagcaacatagcccattagacattttttgaACACGTTTCCCTATATCACTGCATTGTGGGAGTAACCTCAAAGACGTGTTCTGGTCTCGTGGGAACCAGTAAGTAATTGTGTTCGCATAATAATTGGTGAGCGCGATTCTGAGctttcatttttgctttaaaataatctttttacTCACTGACTGTTAAGttaaggtttgggttgggggta
Coding sequences:
- the LOC127416775 gene encoding uncharacterized protein LOC127416775, with the translated sequence MGIFDHSSRSAFVRSDTDVGREGLARSLRSNSSQRCSIRLRSGLCAGQSSSSTPNSLIHVFMDLALCTSAQSCWNRKGQSPNCSHKVGSMELSKISWYAEAFRVPFTGTKGPSPAPEKQPHTIISPPPNFAVGTMQSDKYRSPGNRQTQTRPSDCQMEKRDSSLQRTCPHCSRVQWQHALHHCIRRFALHLVMYGLDAAARPWKPIP